In the Pseudodesulfovibrio senegalensis genome, one interval contains:
- a CDS encoding flagellar motor protein MotB — protein MAPEKRDQKQPQQLPPLRKKGQDAPGDDEGIPPWMATFADMVTLLLCFFVLLLSFTTQDVNNFKILMGSVSEALGVQKEDHSAISAAYAETRLKFEDRQANNKEMVEVGERLKDFIRSRDLKSIARVSREKSGVMYRVDGNALFHSGDATIRKEAEPVLRGVVDSMHHSTMNLIIRGHTDSEDLSQSVYDSEWELSAARAAACLRWLINHSDIPANRLKAVGYANAKPLYPSNSEENIRKNRRVEFFFVPSDNRAW, from the coding sequence ATGGCCCCTGAAAAACGCGACCAAAAGCAGCCGCAACAACTGCCGCCACTCCGTAAAAAAGGGCAGGATGCGCCCGGTGACGATGAAGGGATACCTCCGTGGATGGCAACGTTTGCCGACATGGTCACGCTTTTGTTGTGTTTTTTTGTTTTGCTGTTGTCGTTTACTACTCAGGATGTCAACAATTTCAAAATATTAATGGGATCGGTTTCCGAGGCTTTGGGGGTGCAAAAGGAAGACCATTCGGCGATTTCCGCGGCATATGCGGAAACGCGGCTCAAATTTGAGGACCGGCAGGCCAACAACAAGGAAATGGTTGAGGTGGGGGAACGTCTCAAGGATTTCATACGGTCTCGGGATCTCAAGAGTATTGCACGCGTCAGCAGGGAAAAGTCCGGAGTTATGTACCGTGTCGACGGCAATGCCTTGTTTCATTCAGGGGATGCGACCATAAGAAAGGAGGCCGAGCCCGTTTTGCGGGGCGTTGTGGACAGCATGCACCATTCGACAATGAATCTCATCATTCGTGGGCATACGGATTCTGAGGATCTCAGCCAGAGCGTTTATGATTCCGAGTGGGAGCTTTCTGCGGCCAGGGCCGCGGCCTGCCTGCGATGGCTGATCAATCATTCGGATATTCCCGCAAACAGGCTCAAGGCTGTCGGTTATGCCAACGCCAAGCCTTTGTATCCGAGTAATTCCGAGGAAAATATCAGGAAGAACAGGCGGGTAGAGTTTTTCTTTGTGCCATCGGACAACCGGGCCTGGTAG
- a CDS encoding motility protein A, translating to MDIATVIGLVGGFGLIITTILMGGNAGGFVDIPSVVVVLGGTFAATFVMFPLKTIIGTIKVAMKSIFFKSQDPADIVRTITGLAEKARKESLVALEKVPIEDEYLKKGVLLVADGSSEALVRSIMEIELDFMKQRHRQGQGVFKGMGMLAPAMGMIGTLIGLVNMLQNLEDPASIGPAMAVALLTTFYGAVMANVVFIPIAKKLEERSEEDALFMQIMIEGVASVQRGEHPSVVKDKLEAFLAPALRENS from the coding sequence ATGGATATAGCAACGGTAATCGGACTGGTTGGTGGGTTTGGACTTATCATTACCACCATCTTGATGGGTGGAAACGCCGGGGGGTTTGTTGACATTCCTTCCGTGGTGGTCGTTTTGGGTGGAACGTTTGCGGCCACGTTTGTCATGTTTCCTCTTAAGACGATCATAGGCACCATCAAGGTTGCCATGAAGTCCATTTTCTTTAAGTCGCAGGACCCTGCAGATATTGTCAGAACCATAACCGGGCTTGCCGAAAAGGCCAGAAAGGAAAGTCTTGTCGCCCTGGAAAAGGTCCCCATCGAGGACGAATATCTGAAGAAGGGTGTTTTGCTGGTGGCTGATGGCTCAAGCGAAGCGTTGGTTCGCTCCATTATGGAGATCGAACTTGATTTTATGAAACAGCGTCACCGACAAGGGCAGGGCGTTTTCAAGGGCATGGGCATGCTGGCTCCGGCCATGGGCATGATCGGTACCCTTATCGGCCTTGTGAATATGCTGCAAAACCTTGAGGACCCTGCATCCATCGGACCGGCCATGGCGGTTGCATTGCTGACGACCTTTTATGGTGCGGTCATGGCCAACGTTGTTTTCATTCCCATAGCCAAGAAACTGGAGGAGCGTTCCGAGGAAGATGCCCTGTTCATGCAGATCATGATAGAGGGAGTGGCTTCTGTGCAGCGTGGCGAACACCCCTCCGTGGTAAAGGATAAACTTGAGGCCTTTCTTGCCCCGGCATTGCGCGAGAATTCCTGA
- a CDS encoding OmpA/MotB family protein, whose amino-acid sequence MAKDIEEIIEKKEPAPPPPEEGLPPWMATFADMVTLLLCFFVLLLSFANQNVEKFRDALGSIQGAFGVHEIRAKSEDMALVNTSSDAKKAVAKISHNERVFLGVIMRIKSLFENEDVDIREGTGVTSDRDGVVFNTRVGLLFEPNSARLKPEASSVLDKIVKVLKDYKLNLVVRGHSDDTPVHTKAYPSNWELSAARAAVALNYILKKGGFPISRAKAVGYADTRPIAPNDTPENRFRNQRVEFYLHMPQRDAW is encoded by the coding sequence ATGGCCAAGGATATCGAAGAAATCATAGAAAAAAAGGAGCCGGCACCGCCGCCTCCGGAAGAGGGCTTGCCGCCATGGATGGCAACGTTTGCTGACATGGTGACGCTTCTGCTGTGTTTTTTTGTGTTGCTTCTTTCTTTCGCCAACCAGAATGTAGAGAAGTTCCGGGATGCTCTCGGTTCCATTCAGGGGGCTTTCGGAGTGCATGAGATTCGCGCCAAGTCCGAAGACATGGCCTTGGTCAACACCAGTAGTGACGCCAAAAAAGCGGTTGCCAAAATATCGCATAATGAACGTGTTTTTTTGGGTGTTATCATGCGTATCAAGTCTCTCTTTGAGAATGAGGACGTCGATATTCGCGAAGGTACGGGCGTGACCTCCGATCGTGATGGCGTGGTTTTCAATACACGCGTAGGGTTGCTTTTCGAACCCAACTCAGCCCGGCTCAAGCCGGAGGCTTCGAGTGTTTTGGACAAGATCGTCAAGGTGCTCAAAGATTATAAGTTGAATTTAGTGGTACGTGGGCACAGTGATGATACCCCCGTACATACCAAGGCTTATCCTTCCAACTGGGAGCTTTCCGCCGCCCGCGCCGCAGTCGCGTTGAATTACATTTTGAAAAAGGGCGGGTTCCCCATCAGTAGGGCCAAGGCCGTGGGATACGCAGACACGAGGCCTATCGCGCCCAATGACACACCGGAAAATCGTTTCAGGAATCAGCGGGTGGAGTTTTACCTGCATATGCCGCAACGTGATGCCTGGTAG
- a CDS encoding PEP/pyruvate-binding domain-containing protein, with the protein MAKTQKPTPKKKAAPKKKTGAGASAESLQKKLVLNGADIVTIGEEAELLVGGKNYNTAIISQVGNIRAPEFRAISSIAFHILLDETKVHASLIRSIVDKEYNTIDWNSEEINSDPEFLQKFVRTLGRKARAESQEKSGTPIKLRTFINNVVEGFATSPEGIDQLRKRSVLVQTAILSIEVPESVSKAVKSAYRDICKEAGLDDEPVAVRSSAAGEDSRKKAFAGLQDTYLNIVGEDTCLEAYHWDCASAYNLRSMTYRREAILDAIMQAEQTGDDTIAEQAKKEWAIEHTSLSVCIMRMINPVISGTAFSADTATGCRGTDRNDLVSIDASYGLGEAVVGGMVTPDKYYVFQREASKEVVIRYMGCKDKKIVYKEDGSGTHSVPVVENEIYRWALSIAQAEEVAKGVRAISKAYGGMIMDTEFCIDKSSRLWFVQARPETRWNEEFEQHPHTIFMRRLEVEKGAADKAEVILEGNGASRGAGQGTVKFLRSALELNKVNKGDILAAERTDPDMVPGMRIASAIMADVGGDTSHAAITSRELGIPAVIGIQRPEVLRALDNQEVTVDGSRGKVYRGKLPLVEVGGEIDVSTLPDTKTKVGLILADVGQSLFLSRLRNVPDFEVGLLRAEFMLGNIGVHPMALEAYDKDTLDGIVNEKLLEMETRLTKVMKDQLASGLVSLPLKLREYVGQVTGLTRRMDALADQDAARGTDEVLAIQRRIRELDKKLDEKITMATERLDVLKTSVNLEDHVAVIYGYHDLLEGEPSSRSEEWKVWRDHKDDVVRIVRELKDNPQVIGYFNKVRELREEVAHKMGLKSEMDEVRTLPKRIKTLLESRGYRTGKENYIQTLSQGLALFAMAFYGSEIIYRTTDFKSNEYRNLLGGILFEAYEDNPMMGYRGVSRNIHDWELEAFKLARGIYGGKNLCIMFPFVRSMEEARSMKRYLRQVHNLESGKDGLKIILMAEIPSNAILCKEFLKEVDGFSIGSNDMTQMVLATDRDNPSLQHIYDEEDPAVVWAILSAIFAGQRYGKKVGFCGQGVSNSVILRGLVAIAGIVSASVVPDTYHQTKVDMAAVESENIPTSKLGEWLQKQHMDRLKKMLEEKGYGHILKRYKSADDFMEWYEGELDRFSEQLRDHIETPKEDFYRGELEQFRSMFHKPVIYACWDWSHTVEDALHHAGFASFEEQTIALEKQREKKW; encoded by the coding sequence ATGGCCAAGACCCAGAAGCCCACGCCGAAGAAAAAGGCTGCACCCAAAAAGAAGACAGGCGCAGGGGCGAGTGCTGAGAGTCTACAAAAGAAATTGGTCCTCAACGGCGCGGATATCGTCACGATCGGCGAAGAGGCAGAGCTCCTGGTAGGGGGGAAGAACTACAACACCGCCATTATCAGCCAGGTTGGAAACATCCGTGCTCCGGAGTTTCGCGCCATTTCTTCCATTGCTTTTCATATCCTGCTTGATGAAACAAAGGTCCATGCTTCGCTGATCCGTTCCATCGTGGATAAGGAATATAATACGATTGATTGGAATTCCGAAGAGATCAACAGTGATCCTGAATTTCTGCAGAAGTTCGTTCGCACCCTTGGCCGCAAGGCAAGAGCGGAATCGCAGGAAAAGAGCGGAACCCCCATCAAGTTGCGCACCTTCATCAATAATGTTGTCGAAGGATTTGCCACCTCGCCTGAAGGAATCGACCAGCTGCGCAAACGCTCTGTTCTTGTGCAGACCGCGATTCTGTCCATTGAAGTTCCCGAATCCGTGAGCAAGGCCGTCAAAAGTGCCTACAGGGATATTTGCAAGGAAGCCGGACTTGATGACGAACCGGTGGCCGTGCGCTCCTCCGCTGCCGGTGAGGACAGTCGAAAGAAGGCTTTTGCCGGACTGCAGGACACATATCTGAATATTGTCGGCGAAGATACCTGCCTGGAAGCATATCATTGGGATTGTGCCTCGGCCTACAACCTGCGTTCCATGACTTATCGTCGTGAAGCCATTCTTGATGCAATCATGCAGGCGGAGCAGACCGGGGACGACACCATTGCCGAACAGGCCAAAAAGGAGTGGGCCATTGAGCACACATCCCTTTCGGTCTGTATCATGCGTATGATCAATCCCGTGATTTCCGGTACGGCGTTCAGTGCAGACACTGCAACCGGCTGCCGGGGCACGGATCGCAATGATCTGGTTTCCATTGACGCCAGTTATGGCCTTGGTGAGGCAGTTGTCGGCGGCATGGTCACTCCGGACAAATATTACGTTTTCCAACGCGAAGCCTCCAAAGAGGTGGTCATTCGCTATATGGGGTGCAAGGATAAGAAGATCGTCTACAAGGAAGACGGTTCCGGAACGCACAGTGTGCCTGTGGTCGAAAACGAGATATATCGTTGGGCATTGTCCATCGCCCAGGCCGAAGAGGTCGCCAAAGGCGTGCGGGCCATTTCCAAGGCGTATGGCGGCATGATCATGGATACGGAGTTCTGCATCGACAAGTCCTCCCGACTCTGGTTTGTGCAGGCCCGTCCCGAGACCCGCTGGAATGAGGAATTCGAACAGCATCCCCACACCATATTCATGCGCCGTCTTGAAGTGGAGAAAGGAGCCGCCGACAAGGCAGAAGTCATCCTTGAAGGCAATGGCGCATCCCGCGGGGCCGGGCAAGGTACTGTCAAGTTCCTGCGTTCCGCTCTTGAATTGAACAAGGTCAACAAGGGTGACATTCTCGCTGCCGAACGCACCGACCCGGACATGGTTCCGGGCATGCGCATCGCCTCCGCAATCATGGCGGACGTGGGCGGCGACACCAGCCATGCAGCCATCACCTCTCGCGAACTCGGTATCCCCGCAGTCATCGGCATTCAGCGGCCCGAAGTGTTGCGTGCCCTCGACAATCAGGAAGTCACGGTCGATGGTTCGCGCGGCAAGGTTTACCGCGGCAAGCTGCCTCTGGTGGAAGTTGGCGGTGAGATTGACGTGAGCACCTTGCCGGACACCAAGACCAAGGTCGGGCTTATCCTTGCCGACGTGGGGCAGTCCCTGTTCCTTTCCCGTTTGCGCAACGTGCCGGATTTTGAAGTGGGCCTGTTGCGTGCGGAGTTCATGCTTGGCAATATCGGCGTTCACCCCATGGCGCTTGAAGCATACGACAAGGATACCCTCGACGGTATCGTCAATGAAAAGTTGCTTGAGATGGAAACGCGTCTGACCAAGGTCATGAAGGACCAGTTGGCTTCGGGCCTTGTTTCCCTGCCGCTCAAGCTTCGTGAGTATGTGGGGCAGGTCACCGGTTTGACTCGCCGAATGGACGCATTGGCCGATCAGGATGCAGCCCGCGGAACGGATGAAGTGCTGGCCATCCAGCGCCGCATTCGTGAGCTGGACAAGAAGCTCGACGAAAAGATCACAATGGCCACCGAACGGCTCGACGTTCTCAAGACTTCCGTGAATCTGGAAGATCATGTGGCCGTTATCTATGGATATCACGACCTGCTGGAAGGCGAGCCTTCCTCCCGCTCCGAGGAGTGGAAGGTCTGGCGCGACCACAAGGACGACGTGGTCCGCATCGTGCGCGAGCTCAAGGACAATCCGCAGGTCATCGGTTACTTCAACAAGGTTCGCGAATTGCGTGAGGAAGTTGCCCACAAAATGGGGCTCAAGTCCGAAATGGATGAAGTCCGCACGCTGCCCAAGCGTATCAAGACCCTGCTGGAATCCCGTGGCTACCGCACCGGTAAAGAAAATTACATTCAGACGCTTTCCCAGGGGCTGGCGCTCTTTGCCATGGCTTTCTACGGAAGCGAAATCATCTACCGCACCACAGACTTCAAATCCAATGAATACCGCAACCTGCTTGGCGGCATCCTCTTCGAGGCCTATGAAGACAACCCCATGATGGGATACCGCGGTGTTTCCCGCAATATTCACGATTGGGAGCTGGAGGCCTTCAAGCTGGCGCGTGGCATCTATGGCGGCAAGAATCTGTGCATCATGTTCCCGTTCGTCAGGAGCATGGAAGAAGCCCGCAGCATGAAGCGTTACCTGCGGCAGGTGCACAACCTGGAATCCGGAAAGGACGGCCTGAAGATAATCCTCATGGCAGAAATTCCGAGCAATGCCATTCTGTGCAAGGAGTTCCTCAAGGAGGTGGACGGGTTCTCCATCGGTTCGAACGACATGACCCAGATGGTTTTGGCTACGGACCGCGACAACCCCAGCCTGCAGCACATCTACGACGAAGAGGACCCGGCGGTTGTCTGGGCCATTCTGTCCGCCATTTTTGCCGGACAGCGTTACGGCAAAAAGGTCGGCTTCTGCGGTCAGGGCGTATCCAACAGCGTGATTTTGCGCGGACTGGTGGCCATTGCAGGCATTGTTTCTGCCTCGGTGGTCCCGGATACGTATCATCAGACCAAGGTGGACATGGCCGCCGTGGAAAGTGAGAATATTCCCACCAGCAAATTGGGCGAATGGTTGCAGAAGCAGCACATGGATCGCCTCAAGAAAATGCTGGAAGAAAAGGGATATGGCCACATCCTTAAGCGATACAAGTCTGCCGACGACTTCATGGAGTGGTATGAGGGCGAACTGGATCGCTTCAGCGAACAGTTGCGTGACCATATTGAGACTCCCAAGGAAGATTTCTACCGTGGTGAACTTGAGCAGTTCCGCAGCATGTTCCACAAGCCGGTCATTTATGCCTGCTGGGATTGGAGTCATACCGTCGAGGACGCCTTGCACCATGCCGGTTTCGCCTCGTTTGAGGAGCAAACCATTGCCTTGGAAAAACAGCGTGAAAAGAAGTGGTAG
- a CDS encoding DUF342 domain-containing protein, with amino-acid sequence MTYCLKHHFDPDFDHTHLAPRHLDNGSVDHYELDYVQNVTSGQLLAEIVPLDDSLRESMDSRFVLEKPQFPAGRGTGFRESEPNRLYAARDGFVLYEDGLICVRKTLNVRGDVDFNTGNIDFVSDLNVFGTVGTGFSISARTIDIAGHVQGAHVSARDKLLCRSGVKGEGKALLESGKDMQLAFCEYATLNAGGNILVKNSLMHSRVFAGKKLAVGGRIVGCDVCAHDYVYVGEQLGGGMGADLNVTLGYKPRFLFRSMLLDEEIAKVWDRMHHAEAQVAKGGFHAKEHEPVLMEAREKLQDLRKRKAKLWEAISRTENLENCKILVPGVVKPGVEISIGNAYFKVDDYYEDVVFYYEDREVRVASSQAMK; translated from the coding sequence ATGACATATTGCCTCAAACATCATTTTGATCCGGATTTCGATCACACTCATTTGGCTCCGCGCCATCTGGATAACGGCAGCGTTGACCATTACGAGTTGGATTACGTGCAAAACGTGACGTCCGGACAGTTGCTCGCCGAGATTGTTCCATTGGATGACTCCCTCAGGGAGAGTATGGATTCTCGCTTTGTTTTGGAGAAACCACAATTTCCGGCCGGAAGAGGGACCGGGTTTCGCGAGAGTGAGCCGAATCGTTTGTATGCGGCGCGGGATGGTTTTGTGCTGTACGAAGACGGGTTGATCTGCGTTCGAAAGACCCTGAATGTGCGCGGAGATGTTGATTTCAACACGGGAAATATAGATTTCGTTAGTGATCTTAACGTATTTGGAACCGTAGGCACTGGCTTTTCCATCTCGGCTCGTACTATAGACATTGCTGGCCATGTTCAGGGAGCGCACGTGTCTGCCCGCGACAAACTTTTATGTCGTTCCGGGGTCAAGGGCGAGGGAAAGGCTCTTCTTGAATCAGGCAAGGACATGCAACTTGCTTTTTGTGAATACGCCACTCTGAATGCGGGCGGAAACATATTGGTCAAGAATTCGTTGATGCATAGCCGTGTTTTTGCCGGAAAGAAGCTCGCCGTCGGCGGCAGGATAGTGGGGTGCGACGTGTGCGCCCATGATTATGTGTATGTCGGGGAACAGTTGGGGGGCGGCATGGGGGCAGACCTCAACGTGACCCTCGGGTACAAGCCGCGGTTTCTTTTCCGAAGCATGCTTTTGGATGAGGAGATAGCCAAGGTCTGGGACCGCATGCATCATGCCGAGGCACAGGTGGCCAAGGGAGGGTTTCATGCCAAGGAGCATGAACCCGTCCTGATGGAGGCGCGCGAAAAGCTTCAGGACCTGCGCAAGCGCAAGGCAAAGCTGTGGGAGGCCATTTCGCGAACCGAGAATCTGGAGAATTGCAAGATTCTTGTTCCCGGGGTTGTGAAGCCGGGGGTGGAAATCAGCATTGGCAACGCCTATTTCAAGGTGGATGATTATTACGAAGATGTGGTTTTCTATTACGAGGACCGCGAAGTCAGGGTTGCGTCATCGCAGGCCATGAAGTGA
- a CDS encoding Gfo/Idh/MocA family oxidoreductase — MDDHNIAIVGLGRIGTAFLREILAAKDGYCLKLVCVVEKQETEGKQLAREKGIRIATLDELIELNVGVDVIFDLTGNAAFGEELRARLTNMKNDYTNVAPLNITRLIWALISDEYLPAVHGTRYQAIADTLLEQARAGIIK; from the coding sequence ATGGACGATCATAACATAGCTATAGTGGGGCTGGGGCGAATTGGAACTGCATTTTTGCGGGAAATCTTGGCAGCAAAAGATGGGTATTGCCTGAAGCTGGTCTGCGTTGTTGAGAAACAGGAAACCGAAGGAAAGCAACTGGCTCGGGAAAAGGGAATTCGTATCGCCACGCTCGACGAGCTGATTGAATTGAACGTGGGGGTTGACGTTATTTTCGACCTGACCGGGAATGCGGCTTTTGGCGAAGAATTGCGCGCCAGACTGACTAATATGAAAAATGACTACACGAATGTGGCCCCTTTGAACATTACCCGCCTTATTTGGGCGCTTATTTCCGATGAATATCTACCGGCCGTGCATGGTACGAGATATCAGGCCATTGCGGACACTCTGCTGGAGCAGGCCAGGGCCGGAATTATCAAGTAA